CTTAAGCACAGCGGAAAACTTGGAGGCCCACCTGCATATCCGCTGATTGGTAATGGGTTGCTTTTTGCGGGCAAAACACCATCCGGTAAGTAGCCGCCGACATGCACTTGCGTTATCTTATCAAGGAGGAGAGTGAACTGACTTGCAGGTGAAAGGTTTTTTCGTGTGTTGCGGAGAGAGATTTATTttagtaaaatgttttacagAATTTCTACCCACCGTGGGACGGTTGATTCAGCAGTACGGCAAATGTTTCCGGTTGTGGTTGGGAACGCAAATGCTCATCATTATGACGGATCCCAAGGACATCGAGGTAGGGTTTGCGGAAGTCTACAGTGTATTTTTCCAGAAGCATACAATAATTTTACTGTCCCTTGGTAGGTCATTTTGAGCAGCAACAAGTACATCGACAAATCGATCGAGTACAACTTCGTACGTCCGTGGTTGGGTGAAGGACTGTTGACCAGCAGTGGTCGCAAGTGGCACACACACCGGAAGGTGATCACACCGACGTTTCACTTCAAAATTCTGGAGCAGTTCGTGGAAGTTTTCGACCAGCAGAGCAACACGTTCGTGCAGGTGCTGGGAACGCACGCCAAAACGGGCAGTACGTTCGACATCTTTCGCCCCGTAACACTGTGTGCGTTGGATGTTATCTGCGGTAGGTTTTAGCTCCAAGATTAGCACCGGGCAATGATTTTACCATTCagcgtttggtttggtttttgtgtctAGAAACCGCGATGGGTACAAAGGTCAACGCTCAGCTGAACACCGAATCGGAGTACGTGCAGGCCGTGAAGGAGTAGGTAGCGCCGTTCGTTTGGCAGTTGGCAACTCAGttaattatgttttgcttcaaaaaaTACTCATTTTCAGCATAACGAATTTGGTACAGACACGATTGTTCAATTTCCTTATTCGGTATGAGTTTTTCTATCGCCTGTCCTCGAACCGTCGCAAGCAGCTGGATGCGCTGAAGGTGTTGCACGGATATACAGACAGTGTCATCAAGAATCGACAAAAGGAGCTACAGTCCGGGAACACCAACGCGCTCGACATCAATGAGAACGATTTGGGCATTAAGAAGAAGATGGCGTTCTTGGACATGTTGCTGCAGTCGAAAATCGATGGACAACCGCTGACGGATCTCGAGATACGCGAGGAGGTCGACACGTTCATGTTCGAGGGACACGATACGACGACATCGGCCATCAGCTTCTTGCTGCAGAACCTTGCGAAGCATCCCGAAATACAGCAgaaagtgtttgatgaggtgCGAAACATTGTTGGGGACGATCGTACGCGACCCGTTACCATAGCGATGCTCAACGATATGCACTACTTGGATCTGGTGATCAAGGAGACGCTTCGACTGTTCCCATCGGTACCGATGATTGGTCGTAGAATGATGGAAGATGTCGAAATAAGTGAGTATATTGCACGCATGACCTTTTTCCACATTTCACTCATCACATTGGACATAAATTCTCTTTCAGATGGAAAAGTGTTCCCGGCGGGTTCGAATGCAATCATAATGCCATTTTTCCTCGGTCGCAATCCCGAATTCTTCCCCAATCCGGAAAAGTTTGATCCGGAGCGGTTCAACGTGGAAACCTCGGCGGAAAAGTCAAACCCGTACCAGTATGTGCCGTTCAGTGCTGGGCCACGGAATTGCATTGGGCAGAAGTTCGCCATCGCCGAAATCAAGAGCCTTACCAGCAAAGTGTTGCGACATTATGAAATATTGCCACCGGCCGGACAGTATGATGAATCATTCATCGCTGAACTTATTCTGCGTCCCGAGCAGGGAATTTTCGTTCGATTGAAGTCAAGAGcttattaactttttttggGCGAGAATATTAGACGAGTATTAGATACTTTATTCttcatcaaaatcaaaactaaTCAAAATCTTGAATGGCTGGGATAGGTGAGcgaattttttgtttagaaaataaaatgagtaaagtATAGATTACGCAATTACATATTAGACTTGTAAACTTCTCAATATCCGAAGATTTGTGCTGGCTTGCATGAGCTCATGTTCCGATTGTCATGTGCTTTTTGTCAATCGTTTCAAAATAGTTCTGATCTGACTGATTTTTGGGATAAGCAAAGCCTTTACTAAGTAATAATTTAACCCTAACCCTTTAAATGTCATATATTATCATTCATTCGTCCAAATTTACTACTGTCATGCACAGTTAAATCTGTGATCCGTCAATGATAATAAATTTCGTCCTGAGTTTTCAAAATCACGGATGCAGCCAATGTACGCAGCCACTCAACCACGTGTCACTCAGCCATCGTTTAACAGTGGGCTTTGAAATCCATTCAAGCATCCCTTGTGCAATACTAGGATGTTTTATAGAAATTATTTATCACAATTGAATCACTATACAAAACAACAGTTTATCTAacatataatatatataacGTATAATAATATGATATATAACGTATAATATACATAGATAATACATATACATGTTGTGATACTGGACGATTCCCAGGAGCCTTTATTGAGAGTAGATCTCGTTCTCGACGCTGGAGTAGTCCCCACCCTGGAGACTTTCAGTGAAGGCGTCGGAATATGTGAAAGGtaattaaactaaatttaGCGCAGATTAAGTCTCGGCTGTAATCGCATATTATGGTGATTTATACCGTGCGATAATTAATGTATCTTATCTGATACTATTCCCATATCAATAGTAATGTGTAGTAGGTAGGGAAGTATACTATCTAATCATTAACATTAGAACTGTTTGATAACAAGCACGATTGGTCCGAATTGTTATACGATGTACGACACGTTGGAATTGCGCTTAGTTAGTGAAGAGACTTTCGGCAGTGGAGGAAAGTGTTACAAATATACAGCAAACTTTCAATACAGAActttgtgaaaaatgtttgtgCAGTTTTTATTAACGTTTGTTGTGCTAGTTCTGCTGCGCTATGTTTTCCACGATTGGACGTTTAAAAAATCGGTTAACATTTCGGGACCGAGGCCGATCCCTGTTATGGGGAATGTGTTGATGTATGCGGGAAAAAATCCGTATGGTAAAAGTTTCAATTAATTACtcgtatttaaaataaatttgtaaggTACATAAATGTTTGTGATTAGTACATTGTCGTTTATTGCTAAATTTTTTCTCACAATTGTTGCTAATTCAGTATATTAGTCTGGATTTAATGACTGTGCGAATTTAACAGGCGTGCAATCGGTGCACTCTGACCGAGGGTCGCTGTAAGGCAGCAAAATAATCTACAAGGCGTACTGGTGGGGGCCGGGGGATGGGAGAAGGTGGCCCTAATCACTAGTAAGCCTTTTGAACCGCACAATTGACTTGACGGTgtcgtgttgtttgtttgcaccgGTTTGATGTGTTGTTGCAATATCGCTCTGCCGATAAGTTCGTATTGGTACAGCATGCAGAGCGATGAGATCAATGACTATAGCCTACAGCTTTGCTTTGCGTACTCATCAACACTCGCGCCTCAGTGGTTGTACGCACGCAACGTTTGCACGTTTGCCTGCAATCGCTCTTATCTCGCAAAACCGCAgcgtacaaaacaaacccatcgcTTACTCACACGCGCACAACAAGCGAACAATCGTAGTAAATATTGTAAAACATGCTTTCATATTTTCTAGCTCTTTCAACAGTCATCGCCGGTACCGCAACCACGGCGGTCACGCTCTGTACGATTGTTCGGCATAAATAAGACGCGAAAACGAGCTGTTTCATTCATCTTCGATTCTtttagtgtttgtgtgtgagagagatgGTGGTACAGATTTTGTTAGCTCTTCTGGTGGTGATCCTCTCGATCAACTATCTGCTGGTGCGGCAAAATTTAAAGTATGGCCAAAACATCCCGGGACCATTGCCACTGCCGATAGTGGGCTGCTTCTATCTCTACATTAATCTAAAGCCTGAAGGTACTTCAAGGTGTGGCTGGAACTGTTGGAGGTCGTTTCTATTATAATAGAACTTAACAAAACTGTTCGAAGAGGAAAGATGTCTCTTCTTGTTAGGCATTATAATTAGCATCCTCTATATGTACAGTGTAAGGTGTGGTGAGATTGacttaatttatttgcaattgTGTAAAGTATTCGCCAGAAAATATTTGACGTCAACGTACCATTATCACTCAAGCCCATATATTTCTTTTCCCAGACATAATCGATTTCGTGTCGGAGCTGCGAAATAAGTACGGCAACCTGTTTCGCGTCTGGATCGGGAACCGGTTAGCACTGTTCTGCACGAACGTAAAGTACAACGAAACCGTACTGAGCAGCCAGAAGCAGATTCGCAAAAGCGAACTGTACAAATTTCTCGTGCCATGGCTAGGGGACGGTTTGTTGCTGAGCACCGGACAGAAATGGTTCAACAAGCGCAAGATCCTCACACCAGCATTTCACTTCAAGATTTTGGATCAGTTTATCGAGGTGTTTCACAAGCAGAGCTGCATACTGGCTGACCGATTGCGTCCGGAGGCGAATGGATCGTTGGTGAACATCTATCCCTACGTGACGCTGGCAGCGTTGGACATTATTTGTGAAACGGCAATGGGTACCTCGATCAACGCACAAACTGATGCCGATTCGGCGTACGTGAAAGCTATTACGGAGCTAAGCCTGGTGCTTACGGGACGCTTCGTGAAGGTGTGGCAACGGGTGGACTTCCTGTTCAATCTTTCCGCCGACAAGGGACGGCAGGATCGGATCATTAAGGTGCTGCACGATTTCACCACGAAGATCATTCAATCCCGTCGGAAAGAGTTGATGGAGCAGGGAGGCGGTGTGATTGGTGGTACGGTGGAAGATGAAGACATGGCTGACATAGGTACGAAGCGTCGGATGGCATTCTTAGATGTGCTGCTGCAAGCTACAATTGATGGCCGACCGTTAACGGATAAGGAAATTCAGGAGGAGGTGGATACATTCATGTTTGAAGGTCACGATACGACCACGATTGCGATTTCATTTACATTACTGCTGCTTGCCCGACATCCGGAGGTACAGGAAAAGGCATACCAAGAAATAGTAGACATCGCAGGAACGGATCCTTACAAACCGGTTAGCCATCGTAATTTGCAAGATATGAAGTATCTGGAGATGGTGATCAAGGAGTCACTTCGACTGTATCcaccggtaccgatcatcgcaCGTCGATTTACCGAGAATGTTGAGCTAGGTAGGTGCAATAGTACAATGTGGTTTGAGAACTAGACGTAATAAGCCTTGGGTTACAATTTTTAGGGGACAAAATTGTGCCGGAAGGATCAAACTTTAACATCGGCATCATGCACATGCACCGAGATCCTACCTTGTTTCCCGATCCGGAGCGTTTCGATCCCGAGCGGTTCGCACCGGATCGTACGATGGAACAGTCCAGTCCGTATGCTTACGTACCGTTCAGTGCGGGTCCTCGCAATTGTATCGGTAAGTACTTTCGGAATAACGCATGGCGTGCAACAGGTTGATGAAAGGTATCGTTTTATATATCCGGTTGCAGGGCAAAAGTTTGCGATGCTAGAGCTGAAAAGTACTGTATCGAAGGTTATTCGTAACTTTAAGCTAACTTCAGCCGGTCCGGAACCAAAGCTAACGATGCAGTTGACGCTGAAGCCAAGGGATGGCCTGTACATTGGATTCGTTCCACGTGCCCAGTGAAATGCTGCATTTCTACACATTCGCCGGCTGCAACCTTCTTACGATGATCGGAAGATAGAATAGACAAAGATTTTGATTGAATTCCTAAAAGAAGAATGAGCTATTTGTTGGATGATGTTTCTTCTGGCAATGTATGAGCAATAACaattaatgaattttgaaaaaaaagctcaaagcATCGTTGTTCAGTTTGGATTACGCTGGAAGGAATCTGAGCGGTTTTGCTGTGAATTATCCTATTAAACGTTGCTGTAAAGTATGCGCAATAAAAACGGGTTTTTATTCGAGTTTCAATCTGGtctaatgaaatatttcacgtaTCGTTTCATCGAGAAACGTAAACAAAGCCCTGTTTGGGTTGACAGCTGTCATGAAATTGCAGGGTTTTCAAATAGCCGACCGACGTGTAAGCAATCATTTTTTTACGGATACGCGATTGTTGATAtccgaaaagaaattaaattgcgcaaaagaaatgaaaacgtTTATATATTTAAGACTCGAATATTTTGACGTATTTAATGAATCAAAATATATCGTAGTACGAGTATAATTTATCGAAAACTCGTTTAGATTTCCAAATGTTTTGAGCAGTGCGGTATGCATTGTGTATACACTGTCAATCATCTACGCTCAAATGATTGCCGAGTGGTAAACAAACTCCACGTCTCAACAGCAACGCAACTTCTGTCTAGTTTTTAAACCGAAATGTACACTGATAAGACCAAACGATGATCGAAAAGTTAGTTCCATTAGCTTGCCTGCTTGGCTTTTCAACATTCTCATTCCTAGTGTTTAACAAAGTGTACGAAACGACACAACTCGTTATCGATGAGGAGTTTCATTTGCGGCAAGGCAACCATTACTGCCACGGCCGGTTTCAAGTAGtaagtacaaaaacaaacttcccCTATGATGTTCAATTGATTGTAATTCGGTTTCTCTCCTTCCTTACTAGTGGGATCCAAAGATCACAACTTTTCCTGGCTTATATATGGTGTCCGCGCTAGTTTTGCGACCCCTCGAGGCCTGTTCGGTGTACAACCTGAGACTAACATCCTTTATCGCGTCAATTGTAAATGTAGTGCTGATTTACAAGCTGCGACAATGCTTTCTAAACCAGAAAGGCTACACCACACTGTTACTGGAAACAGGTTCCCTTTCGTTACTTCCGCCTCTATATTTCTTTTCGCATCTCTACTACACGGATGTGCTTTCTGTGACggccgtgctgctgttgctactggCCAGTGAAAAACGCCGCCACAATTGGGCCGCTTTCTGGGGCTTCTGTGCGGTGCTGATGCGTCAAACTAACATCGTATGGGTTGGATTCGCTTGCGGCTCGCGGGCCATCGATTTGTTGGTAGCTCGTGGAAGCTTGAAACAAACATTCCTTTCTCCCAAACGTATGCTCGATCTTGTTGGCGATATAATCGATCGTTTCTGGGCGTACGCTGTAGTAATGGGTGGCTTTATCGCGTTTCTCATATGGAATGGTTCAATAGTGATAGGCGATAAATCGGCTCACGAGGCTGCCATACACTTGCCACAGGTAAGCAATATCACACTATACCAATGGAGAAGATTTCAATACTGTTAATATATCTTAtttcagttgttttattttgccttgTTCTTTGCGACGTTCAGCGCTTCTTTGGTATTGCCGGCAAGTAAAACAATCCTGCGAGCAGCATTGCGCAAATGGTATATTCTTGCGGTGGTATGCGTCATGTTCGCTGCAATCGTGCACTACAATACGATCGTGCATCCGTACTTATTGGCCGACAATAGGCATTACACGTTCTATCTATGGAATCGCTTTTTCGGACGCTGGTGGTACGCACGGTACTTGCCAGTGCCGTTGTACACAATCGGTGGATTCCTGTTATGGAAGGCAAGCATGCAGCACCAATCGTACGGATACAAACTGCTCTGTTCATTGGCCATACTAGCATCAATAGCGCTACAGCAACTGATAGAGGTGAGGTACTTTCTTTTACCATTTCTTGTGTTGCGGTTGCTGCGAAAAGGAGGAACTTCTAGAGGCGCTCTAATGATTGAATTGGTCACAAACATTGCTATCAATATTGTAACGTTTGCTCTGTTCTTTCGAAAGGAAATTTCGTGGGAAAACTACTCTCTTCCACAGCGTCTAATGTGGTAAAGCTTTTCGATAGCATTTCGAAGGCTGTGCATAGTAATAGCCATGAAAGTCTGAAGTAATTCTAGGGTAAGGTAAAATTATCAATAAGGATGTAAATTAGACTCCAAAGGCAACATTGTGGCACAGAGGGTAATCGTATGTTACCGTTGTACTTTACTATTGGACATGCGAACACGAATGTCCATCACATCAGAAAGAACAAACTATGAGGATTATTAACTTTACCTTCAGTTGGTGCTTAGAATCACAGCCACTCTGCTTCGTAGTTTCCCCATAAAGGACTCTGCCAAAATGTAATGATAAACCATCCCATGAAGCCACATGATAAGCGCGAGAATGTATCTTCATGTGCTGCAAAACTGTTGGTGAAATTCGAAATGATAAATGTTTTAGGTGAACGGTTGTAGCAGAAGAATGCACGATGAAGATGACGTTCTGACTAAAACGACCAATAAAAGGAAACTAAGCGCAGAACAATTTATTCCCTATTTATTCGGAAAAGCAAGCAGAACGGTGCGTCTGTTTAAGGgcgggttggttggtttgcggTATAATTGTAACGTTTAGCTTAGGTTTTGCAAGCGATCAGTTTCCTTCCAGTGTAATCCAATCCAACAGAACCTAGTTCGCCGGTATGCGTTGGAGCCGGTTAGAGAGAAATCAAGTActgcaataaaagaaaacagaacgaTTATTTCCGATAGATGGAAAGCACACCTGCAACCAGTACGTGCGTAATGGGATAGGAAAGGCGGAAACACACTGCTCACAATCGTCATTATTGCGTTCTAATAGGTGAAACATCACACAAAATAACCATACTATCTTTTAGAAGTTCAACGAGGCGGGCAATGCGCCATGGTACGTGATCTTGGCGTCCATCCATTTCGTGTGTATAAGTCTTTCCAGCGGCGTAGACACCATATCGTCCCGTTTCCGGTCCCCGTCCTGGTCACCGGTGTCGCCGCCACCCTCGTCCTGTCCGCGGTTATCGACGGTCATCGAAAGGTAACAACCGGCGCAAGTGTAGTAATGCAGCTCGAATCGCTTTTCGGCGTGATAGTTACGCAGCAGTTCTCGGTTCGAGTTGAACAGTACGCCGTAATggccacagcagcagctcaCCCATACGGGTGTGGCCGGAGTTTTCAGCCGTGAACCGGGCATACGTGATGCGGAACGCATCGCTTCATTTTCTCCTTCCCAAACCAGTAGACCGATTGCACCACGGCTAAGAATTCCGAATTGTGGTACGGCCTGGAAGATCGAGTGCGTTAGCATGCGGTTCGCGCGTTGCGGCAGTGGCGCTCACTTACGTAATGATCTTCGTCACCGACGTACACGACACCGTTGTGCAGGTACGGTGTTGCACGACCTGTTAGCAGCAGCGTAATGACGTTGAGTGAACCTTCCTCGTGGGGTCCCATCAGATGTGCGCCCTTCGGTGCATCCAAATCGTTACGCATGTTCTCCATGCCTCGCGTTAATACAGCACTGTACAGATAGAGCAATGTTCCCGGGCCCGGATTTTCAGTAAACTGCAAACGGAGAGCAACACAGGTGGCGTCAAAGGGATCTCTTGGCTAATGGGTCTAATGGGACACTTACGTAGGGCAAATACCGCTTCATAAAAATCTGCAGATCGTCCAGCTTGGTGAACTCGAAGAAGTACAGCTTCTCCGTTACATTGTCCTGAAAGTAGACGTGGCTGTGCGGTATGTGGGACGCCTCGCCCGGCAACGCAACGATCGCTTTCGTCTTTTCCCCAATGTTCCACAGTATGTCCGACATGGCGGTATACAAGGACAGGGCCTGTTCTGCCTCGGTAGGCTTGAGCAGCTCCTCGAGCGGGACCGATTTCTCACGGGGCTTGTTGTCGAAAATGAACTGCTTGATGATGTGTGCCTGCAGGACGGACTGCATGCCTCGCGTTGCATTTCGAGGTGTACGCAGTCCGTACGGATATTCCTGTCGATGAGAAGCAAACGACGAAGGTTGAGTCGGAAATAGAGTAGGCGTAAGGGTTTGGTCTACCTGGTTTGCAGGGCCGAACGTAAATCCGGTACGTGTCCATTCGCCACGTGGAGGGCTGGCTGCCGATCCAAATACCGTCTGGCGCAGTTCCTACAACAGAAAGAACATCAACAAACAAGTTTAGTGTTCGTATTTGATGTTTAATTCCAAAAAGGATGTGAAAGTATTGATGTATAATGACAACGCAGTacattgttttctattttatagacaacttttttttttaatgtggaCATGaccattttataattttactttctacttcatttgtttatcaattatttaacTTGTAAATTTGAAATGGTTAAACTTGTTTAGATAACTATTGTTTTCAAACCGATAGTACACGATGCGATTTCGTAAACGTGAAAAGCGAACTGGCTGCGTACTTTCCTGGCTGCATCCAAGCCAAGACGTCCGATATTCGATATTCGTTTACCTTACTTGAAGCATTTTAATGAATTGGTTAAATCTAATAGTAATGAGTAATGATGCTCCCAATTTGCGGGAAAGTCAAGTCCGTGCTTGACACTACCACTAATATTTTTGACCGACACTGGGCGTACTACCAGCTACACCACCAGGTCGACCAGACAGTGTTATACGTTACGTAATCCCATTTCAGTATTTTTTAGGCTTGACTTagttcaaatttatttcaaaatcaCGATGCGTAAAGTGTTATATGACTatgatactactacaattgtCACCATTTTTGCTAAAAATCTCTTCTTCCAACGTGTCGTCGTTTTTTCTGCTGGGAATCTTCTAATTGCCTTATTGGCGCCCTTTTATTTCGGCAGTCAATTATAGCTTAGTTAGTACGTACACTCGTACATAGCTGAACATTCATTCTACAAGATTAATGATATACCATAATCATATTGCTTGAGGACTTGGGAATCCCATCCAAGCCAATCGCCCGTATGCAGGACTTGACAACGGACAGCCACGGGTTATTAATGTTAACAAAATGGGAGGCCTAGACCTGTTGGAGTTGTTGTGTCAGCAAAGAGGAAGAATtagtttttactttttactaAAGAAACTTTTTACTACGAACGGAGCTACTTGGTACCGAATTACggcattaaaaattcaatattaTTACCAAAACTTCTCACAAAAAGCTTGACGACTTGTTGGAATGTAGTGTGGTACGATTAAGCTCATAGAAATACCGGATTTTACGATTGACAGAGAACACTGCTAGTGGGTGATATAAAGAACTATTGCAGCAAGTTTTTCTTAGAGCTATCGTTTTCTACGTTAACATTCTTCAACATAACAACAGTAGAACAATAGTAGTCTTAAAATTGAATACAGTTTATTTCACTCTCCTAGCAACTCTTTTAGTTTAGTTAACTTAACTCTCTTAGTAATTAACTTGAAggtatttttattgtattcgatattttatttctagaaatattaaatttctgCGCGGATCATCTATATGATGTTAGTAGATTGGACCTTAGCATGAGTATTTACTACaattaaacattaacatttatttttcagtGAAAATTGATTAACTACCGTGAAACGTTTAACTTTTATACTTTacttttaaaaaacaaatgcacactTACGATCGCTTCATCCATCGTTATAGGCCGCCCGCCGACTATTTTCAGTTTTGCCATGATGCAGCAGGTTTTAAAGCACGAGTTCACACAGAAGGACTGCTTTGAGAAAGTGCCGAATTAAAACTACTTTTGTAACACAGACTGCAGCAAACGAGATCGGCTCAACTACTGTCGATaatctattgtttttttgtttgtacagtACACCTCACACTTAACCATTCATTTCGTCAACTTCACAACgctaagaaaaacaaactgtacGCATTAAAATACTGAACAATGAAACGCTAGAACCACACCACGAACGAGGCCGGGCCCGTCGACCGACCTTGCAAGCTGCCTTTATTCGTGTTGCTTTCCGTCACCAAGTGCCGTCGCCTCGTAAATCGCACCACTCAATCGAGCCGGGAAGTCAGCATTTTCCGAATCTTGAGTACCAGGCCCGTGAACTTCCCAAATTCCGTGTTATGGCTAACGCGTACGATGGATAGACACCACTTGGCTGGATGCGTGCTCAACGTGCATCGATTTACA
This region of Anopheles marshallii chromosome 2, idAnoMarsDA_429_01, whole genome shotgun sequence genomic DNA includes:
- the LOC128706988 gene encoding inactive ubiquitin carboxyl-terminal hydrolase MINDY-4B; its protein translation is MAKLKIVGGRPITMDEAIELRQTVFGSAASPPRGEWTRTGFTFGPANQEYPYGLRTPRNATRGMQSVLQAHIIKQFIFDNKPREKSVPLEELLKPTEAEQALSLYTAMSDILWNIGEKTKAIVALPGEASHIPHSHVYFQDNVTEKLYFFEFTKLDDLQIFMKRYLPYFTENPGPGTLLYLYSAVLTRGMENMRNDLDAPKGAHLMGPHEEGSLNVITLLLTGRATPYLHNGVVYVGDEDHYAVPQFGILSRGAIGLLVWEGENEAMRSASRMPGSRLKTPATPVWVSCCCGHYGVLFNSNRELLRNYHAEKRFELHYYTCAGCYLSMTVDNRGQDEGGGDTGDQDGDRKRDDMVSTPLERLIHTKWMDAKITYHGALPASLNF
- the LOC128709655 gene encoding cytochrome P450 4d2-like, with amino-acid sequence MVVQILLALLVVILSINYLLVRQNLKYGQNIPGPLPLPIVGCFYLYINLKPEDIIDFVSELRNKYGNLFRVWIGNRLALFCTNVKYNETVLSSQKQIRKSELYKFLVPWLGDGLLLSTGQKWFNKRKILTPAFHFKILDQFIEVFHKQSCILADRLRPEANGSLVNIYPYVTLAALDIICETAMGTSINAQTDADSAYVKAITELSLVLTGRFVKVWQRVDFLFNLSADKGRQDRIIKVLHDFTTKIIQSRRKELMEQGGGVIGGTVEDEDMADIGTKRRMAFLDVLLQATIDGRPLTDKEIQEEVDTFMFEGHDTTTIAISFTLLLLARHPEVQEKAYQEIVDIAGTDPYKPVSHRNLQDMKYLEMVIKESLRLYPPVPIIARRFTENVELGDKIVPEGSNFNIGIMHMHRDPTLFPDPERFDPERFAPDRTMEQSSPYAYVPFSAGPRNCIGQKFAMLELKSTVSKVIRNFKLTSAGPEPKLTMQLTLKPRDGLYIGFVPRAQ
- the LOC128707725 gene encoding putative Dol-P-Glc:Glc(2)Man(9)GlcNAc(2)-PP-Dol alpha-1,2-glucosyltransferase, with the translated sequence MIEKLVPLACLLGFSTFSFLVFNKVYETTQLVIDEEFHLRQGNHYCHGRFQVWDPKITTFPGLYMVSALVLRPLEACSVYNLRLTSFIASIVNVVLIYKLRQCFLNQKGYTTLLLETGSLSLLPPLYFFSHLYYTDVLSVTAVLLLLLASEKRRHNWAAFWGFCAVLMRQTNIVWVGFACGSRAIDLLVARGSLKQTFLSPKRMLDLVGDIIDRFWAYAVVMGGFIAFLIWNGSIVIGDKSAHEAAIHLPQLFYFALFFATFSASLVLPASKTILRAALRKWYILAVVCVMFAAIVHYNTIVHPYLLADNRHYTFYLWNRFFGRWWYARYLPVPLYTIGGFLLWKASMQHQSYGYKLLCSLAILASIALQQLIEVRYFLLPFLVLRLLRKGGTSRGALMIELVTNIAINIVTFALFFRKEISWENYSLPQRLMW